The following are encoded in a window of Mumia flava genomic DNA:
- a CDS encoding MupA/Atu3671 family FMN-dependent luciferase-like monooxygenase, producing MDASVFFFSADAEADGGAEDRYGLVKAVARGIDDSSLCGLWTPERHFNVFGGLYPNPSVLGAAIAMATERVAVRAGSVVLPLHDPVRVAEEWSVVDNLSAGRAEIAFSSGWHANDFVLAPEAYADRHATFDDAMDQFVRLWHGESEKRTNGNGEQVPISVHPRPRRLDVPLWLSGQSDATFRHAARRGMGIVTNFTGKQFDDLERRIALYRSEFVPSPHTPSPRVGLMLHTYVNDDAGAIADALDTSYDAYIRRHLDLQRQNDAVDIAPDDLEDMVATAKARLLRGGGLVGSKTECAQRIRRFADIGVTEIACLVDFGIDAERVLDGLDDLDDVVSSV from the coding sequence ATGGACGCGAGCGTCTTCTTCTTCTCGGCCGACGCCGAGGCGGACGGCGGGGCCGAGGACCGGTACGGGCTGGTGAAGGCGGTCGCCCGTGGCATCGACGACAGCTCCCTGTGCGGACTGTGGACGCCGGAACGTCACTTCAACGTGTTCGGGGGGCTGTACCCGAACCCGTCGGTGCTGGGCGCGGCGATCGCGATGGCGACCGAGCGGGTAGCCGTCCGGGCCGGCAGCGTCGTGCTGCCGCTGCACGATCCGGTGCGGGTCGCGGAGGAGTGGTCGGTGGTCGACAACCTGTCCGCCGGGCGGGCCGAGATCGCGTTCTCCAGCGGGTGGCACGCCAACGACTTCGTGCTGGCGCCCGAGGCGTACGCCGACCGGCACGCGACCTTCGACGACGCGATGGACCAGTTCGTGCGGCTGTGGCACGGGGAGTCCGAGAAGCGCACCAACGGCAACGGCGAGCAGGTCCCGATCAGCGTGCACCCGCGCCCGCGGCGCCTCGACGTCCCGCTGTGGCTGTCGGGACAGTCGGACGCGACGTTCCGACATGCGGCACGGCGGGGCATGGGGATCGTCACGAACTTCACCGGCAAGCAGTTCGACGACCTCGAGCGCAGGATCGCCCTGTACCGATCGGAGTTCGTGCCGTCGCCCCACACGCCGAGCCCTCGGGTCGGGCTCATGCTGCACACCTACGTCAACGACGACGCCGGTGCCATCGCGGACGCGCTCGACACCTCGTACGACGCCTACATCCGGCGGCACCTCGACCTGCAGCGACAGAACGACGCGGTCGACATCGCCCCGGACGACCTCGAGGACATGGTCGCGACGGCCAAGGCTCGCCTGCTGCGGGGCGGTGGCCTGGTGGGCAGCAAGACCGAGTGCGCGCAGCGGATCCGTCGCTTCGCCGACATCGGCGTGACCGAGATCGCGTGCCTCGTCGACTTCGGCATCGACGCCGAGCGGGTCCTCGACGGCCTCGACGATCTCGACGACGTCGTGTCGTCGGTCTAG
- a CDS encoding MbtH family protein, with protein sequence MNPFDDPDGTFLVLVNDEEQHSLWPQALDVPAGWHVVHDADSRQACLDYIETSWTDLRPRSARLEDVGAESA encoded by the coding sequence ATGAACCCGTTCGATGACCCCGACGGCACCTTCCTCGTGCTGGTGAACGACGAGGAGCAGCACTCGCTGTGGCCCCAGGCGCTGGACGTCCCAGCCGGATGGCACGTCGTTCACGACGCCGACTCGCGTCAGGCGTGCCTCGACTACATCGAGACGAGCTGGACGGATCTGCGTCCCCGGAGCGCTCGGCTCGAGGACGTCGGGGCCGAGTCCGCATGA
- a CDS encoding AMP-binding protein, producing MVPKEQVAGPATVAELLRERARERPGAIGYTFLTDGETEQESLSYAGVEERAGAIAAALRAAGAEPGSRALLLLVPGLDYLAAFFGCLYAGVVAVPAYPPDPFRLERTLPRLLAVVSDADPVVALTTSDLVGFVDALGEQAPVLRDLAWLAVDTVPQVAGDPVTVDPEATAFLQYTSGSTAAPRGVMVSHANLLHNLGMIREYFGTDPDSRALIWLPPYHDMGLIGGLLQPLYSGCPVTLISPLHFLEQPMRWLRGISRLGATVSGGPNFAYELCARRAGPRDVAELDLSSWQAAFNGAEPIRAATLDRFVDVFGPAGFRPEAFLPCYGLAEATLIVSGSRPGAPAPRVRAETGAQGELVSCGAGAPDQRIAIVDPQTARRCPDSVVGEIWVAGPSVARGYWRRPAETERVFGARIAGEDAPDAPTRYLRTGDLGFLRDGELVVTGRRKDLVIVRGRNHYPHDIELTAEQAHPALRTGCSAAFQVPGVHGDDRLVLVAEVRRSPEPPDGAAVAATVREAVAAAHGIQVHAFVPIAAATIPKTSSGKIQRSLCRARYLAGDLAEVAPRETTAAPSGVAPVGPHEDVEPRLRTLVAELVGGEPDALDPAVPLLAMGLDSLGVVTLQHELQAALGVALPIGEVLAGATLADVVEHVAQAGVQPAPASVVAVPPRDRAGSRERDHTPLPHGAREIWMMQQLEPDSPELVVGTALRLLEPVDVAALRAAVDAVVARHPALRTTYELRGDEPVQVVHPDARVGVGVHDASALDEPAFARRLDADARLPIDLAGSPPLRLDLYRRPDGDVLLVRIHHIATDFWSSTILAREVGAFYSAAVAGRDLVLEPPRATSLDVAAWRRSVLADEQRVRAMGSRLLAQLSGDPDAPWPRLQLPPVVRSGPGGATPFALSADLTRALRARAAAECVTTYVLLLAAFVAALHRTTGQRDLVVGTPVAGRARAEFADVVGCCTSTMLVRSTVADDERFSTLLDRVRVQVVGALEHQDYPTALLRERHGLGGRGHLADVLFTLNQAPPHHDAELSALAQVGAPALRGRLGSLLVEKFPLPVGGGAVPVEVVIAEVSGAAHGLLRYRAGSLDAAGADAMVERYLAVLEQVAADPGVLVADLTAEQPAGR from the coding sequence GTGGTCCCGAAGGAGCAGGTCGCAGGTCCGGCCACCGTCGCCGAGCTGCTGCGCGAGCGCGCGAGGGAACGACCGGGCGCGATCGGCTACACCTTCCTGACCGACGGGGAGACCGAGCAGGAGTCCCTGAGCTACGCCGGCGTCGAGGAGCGGGCGGGCGCGATCGCCGCCGCGCTGCGCGCCGCAGGCGCCGAGCCCGGTTCGCGCGCGCTGCTCCTGCTCGTGCCCGGGCTCGACTACCTCGCGGCCTTCTTCGGCTGCCTGTACGCCGGCGTGGTCGCGGTGCCGGCGTATCCACCCGACCCGTTCCGGCTCGAGCGCACGCTGCCGCGGCTGCTCGCGGTGGTGAGCGACGCCGACCCCGTGGTGGCGCTGACCACGTCGGACCTGGTCGGATTCGTCGACGCGCTCGGTGAGCAGGCGCCGGTGCTGCGCGACCTGGCGTGGCTCGCGGTCGACACGGTGCCGCAGGTCGCCGGCGATCCGGTCACGGTCGATCCGGAGGCGACCGCCTTCCTGCAGTACACGTCGGGCTCGACAGCGGCCCCGCGCGGGGTGATGGTCTCCCACGCGAACCTGCTGCACAACCTCGGCATGATCCGCGAGTACTTCGGCACCGATCCCGACAGCCGGGCGTTGATCTGGCTCCCGCCGTACCACGACATGGGACTCATCGGCGGGCTCCTGCAGCCCCTCTACTCGGGCTGTCCGGTGACACTGATCTCGCCCCTGCACTTCCTCGAGCAGCCGATGCGCTGGCTGCGGGGGATCTCCCGCCTCGGTGCGACCGTCAGCGGGGGACCGAACTTCGCCTACGAGCTGTGTGCGCGCCGTGCGGGCCCGCGGGACGTGGCGGAGCTCGATCTGAGCTCGTGGCAGGCGGCGTTCAACGGGGCGGAGCCGATCCGGGCCGCGACGTTGGACCGGTTCGTCGACGTCTTCGGCCCTGCCGGCTTCCGGCCGGAGGCGTTCCTGCCGTGCTACGGCCTGGCCGAGGCGACGCTGATCGTCAGCGGCTCCCGTCCCGGCGCGCCGGCCCCCCGGGTCCGCGCCGAGACGGGCGCGCAGGGCGAGCTCGTCTCCTGCGGCGCCGGCGCCCCCGACCAGCGGATCGCGATCGTCGACCCGCAGACGGCCCGGCGGTGCCCCGACAGCGTGGTGGGCGAGATCTGGGTGGCGGGTCCGAGCGTCGCACGGGGGTACTGGCGCCGCCCCGCCGAGACCGAGCGTGTGTTCGGCGCCCGAATCGCCGGCGAGGACGCACCCGATGCGCCCACCCGCTACCTGCGCACCGGTGATCTGGGGTTCCTGCGCGACGGCGAGCTGGTGGTGACGGGGCGACGCAAGGACCTCGTCATCGTCCGCGGACGAAACCACTACCCGCACGACATCGAGCTGACGGCGGAGCAGGCGCACCCGGCGCTGCGCACGGGCTGCTCGGCGGCGTTCCAGGTGCCCGGCGTGCACGGGGACGACCGGCTCGTCCTCGTGGCGGAGGTCCGTCGCTCGCCCGAGCCGCCGGACGGCGCCGCGGTCGCCGCCACGGTACGGGAGGCGGTAGCAGCGGCCCACGGGATCCAGGTCCACGCGTTCGTGCCGATCGCGGCGGCCACGATCCCGAAGACCTCCAGCGGCAAGATCCAGCGCAGCCTGTGCCGCGCGCGCTACCTCGCCGGCGACCTTGCCGAGGTAGCGCCGCGCGAGACCACGGCCGCCCCGTCGGGGGTGGCTCCCGTCGGCCCGCACGAGGACGTGGAGCCCCGGCTGCGGACCCTCGTCGCAGAGCTGGTCGGCGGCGAGCCCGATGCGCTCGACCCGGCGGTGCCCCTGCTCGCGATGGGGTTGGACTCGCTCGGTGTCGTCACCCTGCAGCACGAGCTGCAGGCGGCGCTCGGGGTCGCGCTCCCGATCGGCGAGGTGCTCGCAGGGGCGACGCTGGCCGACGTCGTCGAGCATGTGGCGCAGGCGGGCGTCCAGCCCGCGCCGGCGTCCGTCGTCGCGGTGCCGCCGCGGGACCGGGCCGGGTCCCGGGAACGGGACCACACGCCGCTCCCGCACGGCGCTCGCGAGATCTGGATGATGCAGCAGCTCGAGCCCGACAGCCCCGAGCTCGTGGTCGGCACCGCCTTGCGTCTGCTGGAGCCGGTCGACGTGGCCGCGCTGCGGGCCGCCGTCGACGCCGTCGTCGCCCGGCACCCGGCGCTGCGCACGACCTACGAGCTGCGGGGCGACGAGCCCGTGCAGGTCGTCCACCCGGACGCCCGCGTCGGGGTCGGGGTGCACGATGCGAGCGCCCTCGACGAGCCCGCCTTCGCCCGACGCCTCGATGCCGACGCGCGCCTCCCGATCGACCTGGCCGGCAGTCCGCCGCTGCGCCTCGACCTGTACCGGCGCCCGGACGGCGACGTGCTCCTGGTGCGGATCCACCACATCGCCACCGACTTCTGGTCGAGCACGATCCTCGCGCGCGAGGTGGGGGCGTTCTACAGCGCCGCCGTCGCCGGAAGGGACCTCGTGCTGGAGCCTCCGCGGGCGACGAGCCTCGACGTGGCGGCGTGGCGGCGCTCGGTGCTGGCGGACGAGCAGCGTGTGCGAGCCATGGGGAGTCGGCTGCTCGCGCAGCTGTCCGGCGACCCGGACGCGCCGTGGCCCCGGCTCCAGCTGCCGCCGGTCGTTCGGTCGGGGCCCGGCGGTGCGACGCCCTTCGCGCTGTCCGCCGATCTCACACGGGCGTTGCGCGCTCGCGCCGCGGCCGAGTGCGTGACGACGTACGTGCTGCTGCTGGCCGCGTTCGTCGCGGCGCTGCACCGCACGACGGGGCAGCGTGACCTCGTCGTGGGGACGCCTGTGGCGGGCCGGGCTCGTGCCGAGTTCGCCGACGTGGTCGGGTGCTGCACGAGCACGATGCTCGTCCGGAGCACGGTGGCCGACGACGAGCGGTTCTCCACGCTGCTGGATCGGGTCAGGGTGCAGGTCGTCGGCGCGCTGGAACACCAGGACTACCCGACGGCGCTGCTCCGCGAGCGGCACGGCCTCGGCGGCCGCGGACACCTCGCGGACGTGCTGTTCACCCTCAACCAGGCTCCTCCGCACCATGACGCCGAGCTCTCAGCGCTCGCCCAGGTGGGCGCTCCCGCCCTCCGCGGCCGGCTCGGATCCTTGCTGGTGGAGAAGTTCCCGCTGCCGGTCGGTGGCGGCGCCGTTCCCGTCGAGGTGGTGATCGCGGAGGTGTCGGGGGCCGCGCACGGTCTGCTGCGCTACCGCGCGGGGTCGCTGGACGCCGCCGGCGCCGATGCGATGGTGGAGCGCTACCTGGCGGTCCTGGAGCAGGTCGCGGCGGACCCGGGCGTGCTGGTCGCGGACCTGACCGCGGAGCAGCCGGCGGGTCGTTAG
- a CDS encoding thioesterase II family protein, whose amino-acid sequence MSPVDRLFPYRKATDGFELFAFPHVGAGPTLFHALRAAAAQEGVAVSGALLPGRGRRVREAPHRTVDALLAEIEEVARDDGSAAFSGDYGLLGHCSGSLIAFEVARLLVRLPCANPRLLVICSCRPPEVIPDTGTSRLPRADMLERTAALGGMPDALFADQDLLDLLEQPLRADWEIFDRYVYEPGPALPFPILAARGAHDLTVPPEEQPRWQAHTHRPLQTVELPTDHWMLSDEGSRRLAREIATAVSAIRA is encoded by the coding sequence TTGTCGCCCGTCGATCGACTGTTCCCGTACCGCAAGGCGACCGACGGCTTCGAGCTGTTCGCGTTCCCCCACGTGGGGGCCGGACCCACCCTGTTCCACGCACTGCGCGCCGCAGCGGCGCAGGAGGGCGTCGCCGTTTCCGGCGCGCTGCTGCCCGGGCGCGGGCGCCGGGTCCGCGAGGCGCCGCACCGCACGGTCGACGCGCTGCTCGCCGAGATCGAAGAGGTCGCGCGCGACGACGGATCCGCAGCGTTCTCCGGCGACTACGGCCTGCTCGGCCACTGCTCCGGTTCCCTCATCGCCTTCGAGGTCGCCCGCCTCCTCGTCCGGTTGCCGTGCGCGAACCCGCGGTTGCTCGTGATCTGCAGCTGCCGGCCGCCGGAGGTCATCCCCGACACCGGCACCAGTCGGCTGCCTCGCGCGGACATGCTCGAGCGCACCGCCGCGCTGGGCGGGATGCCGGACGCGCTGTTCGCCGACCAGGACCTCCTCGACCTCCTCGAGCAGCCGCTGCGGGCGGACTGGGAGATCTTCGACCGCTACGTCTACGAGCCCGGGCCCGCCCTGCCGTTCCCGATCCTGGCCGCGCGAGGGGCGCACGACCTGACGGTGCCGCCGGAGGAGCAGCCGCGGTGGCAGGCGCACACGCACCGACCCTTGCAGACCGTCGAGCTCCCGACCGACCACTGGATGCTCTCCGACGAGGGCTCGCGCCGCCTCGCCCGCGAGATCGCGACCGCCGTGTCGGCGATCCGCGCCTGA
- a CDS encoding NADP-dependent oxidoreductase, which yields MNGREIHLASRPLGWPSESDFVLAEVAVPEPGPGELLIRNEVMSVDPYMRGRMNEIPSYVTPFEIGRPLEGGAVGKVVESGSAEFAAGDVVLHQAGWREYALVADDAATTVDVTLGPASAYLGVLGMPGLTAYAGILEVASMVPGEVVLVSAAAGAVGSAAGQIARLRGAARVVGSAGSAMKLEYLRSIGFDAAFDYRDGALRRSLRRAAPDGIDVYFDNVGGQQLEVAIGALRPHGRVAMCGAISMYNAEEPPAAPRNLALCMGKRLTLRGFLAGDFAHLRETFVAEASAWLRAGELHYRETVVDGLAAAPGAFLDMMRGGNVGKMLVRL from the coding sequence ATGAACGGACGCGAGATCCATCTGGCCTCGCGACCGCTCGGCTGGCCGTCGGAGTCCGACTTCGTCCTCGCCGAGGTCGCGGTCCCCGAGCCCGGCCCCGGCGAGCTGCTGATCCGCAACGAGGTCATGTCCGTCGACCCGTACATGCGTGGGCGGATGAACGAGATCCCGTCGTACGTCACGCCGTTCGAGATCGGGCGCCCGCTGGAGGGCGGCGCGGTCGGCAAGGTCGTCGAGTCCGGCTCGGCCGAGTTCGCGGCGGGCGACGTCGTCCTGCACCAGGCCGGCTGGCGGGAGTACGCGCTCGTCGCCGACGACGCCGCCACGACCGTCGACGTCACGCTGGGACCGGCCTCGGCGTACCTGGGCGTGCTCGGGATGCCGGGCCTGACCGCGTACGCCGGGATCCTCGAGGTCGCCTCGATGGTCCCCGGCGAGGTCGTCCTCGTCTCCGCCGCCGCCGGCGCGGTCGGCAGCGCGGCGGGGCAGATCGCCCGGCTCCGCGGCGCCGCCCGCGTGGTCGGCTCCGCCGGTTCGGCGATGAAGCTGGAGTACCTGCGGAGCATCGGGTTCGACGCCGCGTTCGACTACCGCGACGGTGCGCTGCGTCGATCGCTGCGCCGAGCCGCACCCGACGGAATCGACGTCTACTTCGACAACGTGGGCGGACAGCAGCTCGAGGTCGCGATCGGCGCGCTGCGCCCGCACGGCCGGGTGGCGATGTGCGGGGCGATCTCGATGTACAACGCCGAGGAGCCACCGGCGGCGCCGCGGAACCTGGCGCTGTGCATGGGCAAGCGGCTCACGCTGCGCGGCTTCCTCGCCGGCGACTTCGCGCACCTGCGGGAGACGTTCGTCGCGGAGGCGTCCGCGTGGCTGCGCGCCGGCGAGCTGCACTACCGCGAGACGGTCGTCGACGGCCTCGCCGCCGCACCCGGCGCATTCCTCGACATGATGCGCGGGGGCAACGTGGGCAAGATGCTCGTCCGGCTCTGA
- a CDS encoding condensation domain-containing protein: protein MPPHLPSPPHPASPPRPPTDAPTVRRSAIEDGITAIFRDVLGRDDVDAHDDFFDLGGSSLMAVRALGRIHERYGVRVRAMDFFESPVVATLAAHVSQAAPAERPAVTRRPADAAPVLSYDQQRLWLEDQLLPSAAYHVHGRQRLVGELDVATLDASLRAIMQRHEALRSRFPVSDGATVQVVDELAPDWHLRFEDLSERPDRDDAARALMDDDASTPFPLEHGPLVRCLVIRTSPTEHLLSITAHHIVCDDWSVDVFVRELSALYAAGGDPQRADLPELEVQYRDFAVWQRRWLTGESLTQQVDYWREHLAGAPPALALPSRRRRRPGELPAGGRVRTTLSEADTRALDALCRQADATSFMVVLAGFATVLGRWSGQEDVVIGVPITGRSDARVQRLIGFFVNTLPVRVRLGGDPTFAELLARARSAALGGYAHAEAPLDLLVGEIPATRVPSRTPLFQVILNGVETPEVRPLAGTSGELLDTPTRPSKFELNLSTRAWGGALQFDLEFDASRYEQEMIEQLLDQTLALLRTAANDPDRRLSGYVLGSAGTGASATVPGDAGQRRMPPADPSGVAVVDGDGAWSRGRVDTAADRVARALRRHLPIDDHGGGTDRDEPRVVLAWRPVAVCAAAVLGCLLAGIAVTLDDGDGDGDDGPAAAGLEVCADASGIVLRVGDDVVEIDLGEATADAPGADVPTTPPGDWAAQRYGLDAHDRVGVLGGSTGSVICALRAASAAGATVVLLDPAHTDGQEASATPDVADLTVLFSTPPPLRALAEDSLPTLRHVVVENDGTFLSRDVAALRRSAPSAGCTGVYRIGPDGRPAAVHEVPREWSVETAPLRVPLGHAAHDGLRLVRRGEQDAAVGEVAELRVGERPGDEIGRRWVDGTVELVGAIDADPGAATLQTVGALRELPDVVDALVVELPDDEGGTELVAYVATAGADFDPAAAQPQLAARLVDALLPTQLVVLERLPLTPAGRYDLAALPRPEPSATADRYAPPRTPLEEQLVEILAGLLGVDRVGIHDSFFELGGFSLLATQLNIRIRETVHVDLALRDIFASATVEMLAQRIAVRQAQQARADDVEALLSVLESQAAHHP from the coding sequence GTGCCCCCTCATCTTCCGAGCCCCCCGCACCCTGCGAGTCCGCCTCGTCCTCCGACGGATGCGCCGACGGTCCGCCGCTCGGCGATCGAGGACGGCATCACGGCGATCTTCCGCGACGTCCTCGGCCGCGACGACGTCGACGCGCACGACGACTTCTTCGACCTCGGCGGCAGCTCCCTGATGGCGGTCCGCGCGCTCGGGCGGATCCATGAGCGCTACGGCGTGCGGGTCCGCGCGATGGACTTCTTCGAGTCCCCGGTGGTCGCGACGCTCGCCGCCCACGTGTCGCAGGCGGCACCGGCCGAGCGGCCCGCGGTCACCCGCCGTCCCGCCGACGCCGCGCCGGTGCTGTCCTACGACCAGCAGCGGCTCTGGCTCGAGGACCAGCTGCTGCCGAGCGCTGCGTACCACGTGCACGGCCGGCAGCGTCTCGTCGGCGAGCTCGACGTGGCCACGCTCGACGCCTCGCTGCGTGCGATCATGCAGCGGCACGAGGCGCTGCGCTCGCGGTTCCCGGTCTCCGACGGCGCGACGGTGCAGGTCGTCGACGAGCTCGCGCCCGACTGGCACCTGCGCTTCGAGGACCTGAGCGAGCGGCCCGACCGCGACGACGCCGCACGCGCGCTGATGGACGACGACGCGAGCACGCCCTTCCCCCTCGAGCACGGCCCCCTCGTCCGCTGCCTGGTGATCCGGACGAGCCCCACGGAGCACCTGCTGAGCATCACCGCGCACCACATCGTCTGCGACGACTGGTCGGTCGACGTCTTCGTCCGGGAGCTGTCCGCGCTGTACGCGGCCGGCGGCGACCCGCAGCGGGCCGACCTGCCGGAGCTCGAGGTCCAGTACCGCGACTTCGCCGTCTGGCAGCGACGCTGGCTGACCGGCGAGTCGCTGACGCAGCAGGTCGACTACTGGCGCGAGCACCTCGCGGGCGCCCCACCGGCGCTGGCGCTGCCGAGCAGACGGCGGCGCCGCCCGGGCGAGCTGCCCGCCGGCGGCCGGGTCCGGACGACGCTGTCGGAGGCCGACACCCGCGCCCTCGACGCGCTGTGCCGCCAGGCCGATGCGACATCCTTCATGGTCGTGCTCGCAGGCTTCGCGACCGTGCTCGGCCGCTGGTCGGGACAGGAGGACGTCGTGATCGGGGTGCCGATCACGGGACGGTCCGACGCGCGGGTGCAGCGGCTGATCGGGTTCTTCGTCAACACGCTCCCGGTGCGGGTGAGGCTCGGCGGCGACCCGACCTTCGCCGAGCTCCTCGCCCGGGCGCGGTCGGCGGCGCTCGGCGGATATGCGCACGCTGAGGCGCCGCTGGACCTGCTGGTGGGCGAGATCCCGGCGACCCGCGTGCCGTCGCGGACGCCGCTGTTCCAGGTGATCCTCAACGGCGTCGAGACGCCCGAGGTGCGTCCGCTGGCCGGCACGTCCGGGGAGCTGCTGGACACCCCGACCCGGCCCAGCAAGTTTGAGCTGAACCTGAGCACGCGGGCGTGGGGCGGGGCGCTCCAGTTCGACCTCGAGTTCGACGCGAGCCGCTACGAGCAGGAGATGATCGAGCAGCTGCTGGACCAGACGCTCGCCCTGCTGCGGACCGCGGCGAACGACCCCGACCGCCGCCTGTCCGGCTACGTCCTCGGCTCGGCCGGCACGGGAGCCTCGGCGACGGTGCCGGGCGATGCCGGGCAGCGCAGGATGCCGCCCGCCGACCCGAGCGGGGTCGCCGTGGTCGACGGCGACGGCGCGTGGAGCCGCGGCCGCGTCGACACGGCGGCCGATCGCGTCGCGCGGGCGCTGCGTCGGCACCTGCCGATCGATGACCACGGCGGCGGCACCGACCGCGACGAGCCCCGGGTCGTGCTCGCCTGGCGGCCGGTCGCCGTCTGCGCGGCGGCCGTGCTGGGCTGCCTGCTGGCCGGGATCGCGGTGACGCTGGACGACGGCGACGGCGACGGCGACGACGGCCCGGCGGCCGCCGGCCTGGAGGTCTGTGCCGACGCCTCGGGCATCGTGCTGCGCGTCGGCGACGACGTGGTCGAGATCGACCTCGGCGAGGCGACGGCCGACGCGCCGGGTGCGGACGTGCCGACGACTCCGCCGGGTGACTGGGCGGCGCAGCGGTACGGGCTGGACGCCCACGACAGGGTCGGCGTGCTCGGGGGCTCCACCGGATCCGTGATCTGCGCCCTCCGGGCCGCGTCCGCGGCGGGAGCGACGGTGGTGCTGCTCGACCCCGCGCACACCGACGGCCAGGAGGCGTCGGCGACGCCGGACGTCGCGGACCTCACCGTGCTCTTCTCGACGCCGCCCCCGCTGCGGGCCCTGGCGGAGGACTCGCTGCCCACCCTGCGCCACGTCGTCGTCGAGAACGACGGGACGTTCCTCTCGCGCGACGTGGCCGCGCTGCGCCGCTCGGCCCCGTCGGCCGGATGCACCGGCGTCTACCGCATCGGCCCCGACGGCCGGCCCGCGGCCGTGCACGAGGTGCCGAGAGAGTGGAGCGTCGAGACGGCGCCGCTGCGGGTGCCGCTCGGGCACGCGGCGCACGACGGCCTGCGGCTGGTCCGCCGCGGCGAGCAGGACGCGGCCGTCGGCGAGGTCGCCGAGCTCCGCGTGGGCGAGCGCCCGGGTGACGAGATCGGGCGGCGCTGGGTGGACGGGACGGTGGAGCTCGTCGGCGCGATCGATGCCGACCCGGGCGCCGCCACCCTGCAGACCGTGGGCGCGCTGCGCGAGCTGCCCGACGTCGTCGACGCGCTGGTCGTGGAGCTGCCGGACGACGAGGGCGGCACCGAGCTCGTCGCCTACGTCGCCACCGCCGGCGCCGACTTCGACCCCGCGGCGGCTCAGCCGCAACTCGCGGCACGGCTGGTGGACGCGCTGCTGCCGACGCAGCTCGTCGTGCTCGAGCGGCTGCCGCTGACTCCCGCCGGCCGGTACGACCTGGCGGCGCTCCCGCGGCCGGAGCCGAGCGCGACCGCCGACCGCTACGCGCCCCCGCGGACGCCGCTGGAGGAGCAGCTCGTCGAGATCCTCGCGGGCCTCCTCGGCGTGGACCGGGTCGGCATCCACGACAGCTTCTTCGAGCTGGGCGGCTTCTCCCTGCTCGCGACGCAGCTGAACATCCGGATCCGCGAGACCGTCCACGTCGACCTCGCGCTGCGGGACATCTTCGCGTCGGCGACCGTCGAGATGCTCGCGCAGCGGATCGCCGTCCGGCAGGCGCAGCAGGCGCGTGCCGACGACGTCGAGGCACTCTTGAGCGTCCTGGAGTCGCAGGCCGCGCACCACCCCTGA
- the vioD gene encoding capreomycidine synthase, with protein sequence MELPLAKLEEWMRLYYHAVDHDIGSSGVRDLTVGELCDVADFDLSELKALPFHDSEPLGGPGLRAALADRWTGGDVDRVMVTHGSSEAIWLVMQTLVHPGDDVVVVDPAYQQLYDIAVAQGARLRRWDLSCGDGFAPDLDRLRDLVAARRPRMVVVNFPHNPTGVSLTREQQDELIEIVAPAGAWLVWDNAFGEITYDADGLPLPHDRYERSLSFGTFSKSYGLAGIRTGWCLAPPELHAQMAHLRDYVALYVSPVLEFFAERAVRSADRIVGMQREHARANRELLLAWAAERPDRVRLTPPAGGVSALVELLGVDDVTAACRTLAEEFRTLLVPGDCFGDAYRNHVRLGFGGTRAELTAGLANVDQVL encoded by the coding sequence ATGGAGCTGCCGCTCGCCAAGCTCGAAGAATGGATGAGGCTCTACTACCACGCGGTCGATCACGACATCGGCAGCAGCGGGGTCCGGGACCTCACGGTCGGCGAGCTGTGCGACGTCGCCGACTTCGATCTGTCCGAGCTCAAGGCGCTGCCGTTCCACGACAGCGAGCCGCTCGGGGGCCCGGGTCTGCGTGCTGCGCTGGCCGACCGATGGACCGGTGGCGACGTCGATCGCGTGATGGTCACCCACGGCTCCAGTGAGGCGATCTGGCTCGTGATGCAGACCCTGGTGCATCCCGGCGACGACGTCGTCGTGGTGGACCCGGCCTATCAGCAGCTGTACGACATCGCGGTCGCGCAGGGCGCTCGGCTGCGGCGGTGGGACCTGTCGTGCGGCGACGGCTTCGCCCCCGACCTCGACCGCCTGCGCGACCTCGTGGCAGCGCGACGACCGCGCATGGTGGTGGTCAACTTCCCGCACAACCCGACGGGCGTCTCGCTCACCCGGGAGCAGCAGGACGAGCTGATCGAGATCGTGGCCCCGGCGGGGGCCTGGCTCGTCTGGGACAACGCCTTCGGCGAGATCACCTACGACGCCGATGGCCTGCCGCTCCCGCACGACCGCTACGAGCGCAGCCTGTCCTTCGGCACGTTCTCGAAGAGCTACGGGCTCGCCGGCATCCGCACGGGGTGGTGCCTCGCGCCACCGGAGCTCCATGCGCAGATGGCCCACCTGCGTGACTACGTCGCGCTCTACGTCTCGCCGGTGCTCGAGTTCTTCGCCGAGCGCGCGGTGCGCAGCGCGGACCGGATCGTCGGGATGCAGCGCGAGCACGCGCGAGCGAACCGGGAGCTCCTTCTGGCGTGGGCCGCCGAGCGTCCGGACCGCGTCCGGCTGACGCCCCCGGCCGGCGGCGTCAGCGCCCTGGTCGAGCTCCTCGGCGTCGACGACGTGACGGCTGCGTGTCGCACGCTCGCCGAGGAGTTCCGAACGCTCCTGGTCCCTGGCGACTGCTTCGGCGACGCCTACCGCAACCACGTCCGGCTGGGCTTCGGCGGCACCCGCGCCGAGCTGACGGCCGGCCTGGCGAACGTCGACCAGGTGCTGTGA